Within the Stigmatopora argus isolate UIUO_Sarg chromosome 23, RoL_Sarg_1.0, whole genome shotgun sequence genome, the region ctgcgcacagcaaatcatatggagcgcatcaaataaaatccccatattttttttttttttttttttttaagctgtgaggtcggcgcgcgaaccactcatccgccgggccgcccattcatagatattaatcattacattttattattactaaatcatttatgtgtagtagacatgcacctgcttatggcaggtgtgatactggtgtgtgcccatagcgagcattgatgatgttgctcacaccataCTCAGTTtcctcagggaggttgtctttctgcccagacaaacaaaaaaatagagggaacattggtgtcGGGACATAATTAGGCCATGTGGTTGAAGACGGCACAAAATGGAGGAAACTATGGAGTTGGTTCACAGCGCACGAGGGATTTGATTCTGACATAGCCAAATTTAGCCGTTGCCGCTGCTTAATAATCCCCTCGCAGTGATGCTCCCATATTACCAGGACACCGAGGACGTTGGCACTAAAGCGCATCCCCACCCCGCCAAGCTAGGGAAGTGATGACGTGACGGCGGACGGCTTAGTGGGGACGACAAGCGCATTCGCAGGCTCAACAATGCAATCTGTACTGAAAGAATTGACGACTGGTGCCACACTCATAGATTAGTCTGTGGATCACTCCCCTTTTTATAGAGGCCTTTGCTATTTGTGATTCAAGTTTGATCAATACTcacctcacttttttttttcgctcGTCAAGGGCGTGTTTGCATCATGCTCAGTCGCCCCGTTGTTCTTTGTCGCAGGCCCAACTGCGAGCTTTCATCCCGGAGATGCTGAAGTACTCCACGGGCCGAGGCAAGCCCGGATGGGGAAAGGAGAGCTGCAAGCCCGTGTGGTGGCCCGAAGACATCCCTTGGGCCAACGTGCGCAGTGATGTGCGCTCTGAGGACCAAAAAACCAGAGTGAGAGTCATGTTATAAAGCACAGTGGTACCCCTATTTACAAAATTCATTCCAGTGAATTCGTAAGTAGATACAGAATTTACATTGAATTGGCAGAATTTGTTTCACGGTCGTTAATATCACCCcctctaaaccctttaaaattattttaaaaaatgaccaattttgtatgaaatatgtatgcgaAAAAAACACGTGTTTTAGAGGATGTTTGAcggttagaattttttttttgtaccttgGAACAAAAGCTCTCCTATAGAGGCTTTgggtaacttgaatattttgtatgtagaggtaccactctactGGAGATCAGGTTTCTAACTGTTTTGGGTACCACTCTACCGGAGATCAGGTTtctaactgttttttttgttcgtgGAAGGTGTCCTGGACGCAGGCGCTTCGAACCATCGTGAAGAACTGCTACAAGCAGCACGGACGTGAGGATCTTCTGTACGCCTTTGAGGACCAGCAAGTCACCACGACcacacatcatcatcaccaccacctGACCACTGCGCAAAGCATCGCCCACCTGGTGCCCTCGCAGACCGTGGTGCAGACCATCAACAACCCCGATGGGACCGTGTCGCTCATCCAAGTCGGGACGGGGCACACGGTGGCCACGCTGGCCGACGCCTCAGAACTACCTGGCGTGACGGTGGCGCAGGTCAACTACTCCACGGTGACGGACGGAGAAGTACGAGCACGCTTGAATTTGAATCTGGAGTTTTTTACATTCTGACCAATCCGACTTCCTAGGTGGAGCAAAACTGGGCCACCCTCCAAAGCGGAGAGATGACAATCCAAACGACACAGGCCTCGGAGGCCACGCAGGCGGTAGCGTCGCTAGCGGAAGCCGCCGTTGCGGCCAGTCACGAAATGCAACATGGTGCCACTGTTACCATGGCACTCAACAGGTTAGAAAaatccgggttagctgtttgccacggtacttggacgtttggtcgccggacgtttggtcgcccggacgtttggttgcccggacgtttggtcgccggacgtttggtcgccggacgtttggtcacccggacgtttggttgcccggacgtttggtcgcccggacgtttggcaaCATGAcaaagagtttactgttgaaaccagctctcaaaattatattcatgagagagagaatttaatatataaatatgtactgttgaaaccagctctcaaaattatattcacccgggcgaccaaacgtccgggcgaccaaacgtccggcgaccaaatgtcacGTAAACGGTCACgatttgccacgcctccaccctcacgttcactatcgatgggctgtttgctgttttattcccttgccctctttttgcccgcccaTGCGCGTTGtacgtttcctggtcgaaactcgtctgaataaatcgttcagtgctcgtagatatctgttatacacgaaagagatgcggcaaaaaaagacagtgcactacaatgataaacagcctctcatgtcatggccacctggcttggtcgcatctcgaaatttttctcgtatctagggcgaattattcgatcaaaattttcaccgTACCTCGACCAtgttgtaggtagagctgatcgtaggtcgaggtaccactgtataataccAACACACGTGTGGGATTAACACCCAATCCAACATTGCATGTATCAAAAACGAACTTTAGCTCGATGCTAGCATGTCAGCAGTTTTTCTGTCGCCAAGGTGATGGCATCAAGTGGGTTGGTCCCAGCAGAGCTCATTACCTGCACCCACCTGGGTCCCACTTGTGGAACATTTTGttttcagcctttttttttgtcatcctcATCAGTTCGCAGTCAGCTCGTGCTAATTCCgcctggttaaaaaaaacagctttgttagaCACGGCTGCACCTGCCACCTTCAGAGAGATTCTAAGTCCAGACTGGAAAAGCCTCTTACGTTCCTGACCCccacccccaacacacacacacacttccttaATAACCCCCCCCACTAGACAGTGTGCACCTCTAATTCTGCATACGTAAGCTTTACATGCATTCTACACTGTCTCTGATCTCTCTTATTTTGGGTATTTGACATATTGTTTGTCTTTCACAGTGAGGCCGCAGCCCACGCCGTTGCGACACTGGCGGAAGCCACGCTTCAAGGCGGCGGGCAAATCGTGCTGGCCGAGACCGCGGCTGCCGTCGGGGCGCTGGCGGGAGTACAGGACGccacaggtatttttttttttaaatttgaatccCCAGAAAATGTTCTCAAGTTAGGAAATGAACATTGTTTCGCATCCAATTATCATTTACGTTTAAGCTTCCCCCCGCGGGCTTCTACGGGGCTAATCTACTCCGTGCTCATGCGACAGATGGCGGCCGCAACTTGTTGCGTCACTGCTGCCCGTCTTTCTCTTAATGCTAGCTGACCTCCATCACTGCAGTATGACATGACAGGGACAGTTTATACATTAACAAAGGAAAATCAactttacagattttttttttagataaagtccttaagtcaagggtgtcagactcgggttggttcgcgggacgcattaacgtcaactcaatttcatgtgggccgggtcattttagatataatatttagatatttttttttatataaatggattaaaggaactggattaaaagccctaaatattcaatttttttctagattatttgagctttttttcttagttagagaaaataatttatttaataatttcaaagggaaaccattttttattatgttccatattaaagtggaaaacagaaaatatctttatatatttttggattttgcaagatgatttttgaactaaaaacacagaaaaaaatggatttaaaaaaattgcaattattgatttaaaaggggggaaatcaggaaatataatatacatctatatctataattttaatttgatcctaaaacagatagtcagcactcatgatttactttcccgggccacacaaaatgatgcagcgggccagatttggcccccgtgccgccactttgacacctttgccTTAAGTCATCGCCTATCATTGACCACAATAGACTTCCAACCCATTCCAAATCTATCAATGTTAATCAGTGATGTAAAAGACGGGAAAAATGCCTGTGAATTTACCTTACAGTGCCTTTAAATGCCACACCAAGTTTGTCTTTTCGCCAATTATTCAATGCAACAAATGAGCTTTCAACACTTAAGTCAATCAATCAAAGTAAAGCTGTCACCAGTTCCCCCGAGGGCCCGCCCCTCACCCGCCTCGCCCCCGCTAAAGAGCTTTGATCCACTCCAGTACGAGTTCACGTCTTATCGCGTGGACCAGCCGTCATCCACGTAAACTTGAGCTTTGGTTCCGAAGCCCTTGCGCACTTTGACCTGGCGTCGGATTCGCTGGGAGACGCTCGCTAGCAAAAGTCACGTTCGGGTCAAAGTAGCCATTTTGAGTCCTTCTGTTGACCTAAACGAGTTAATCACTGGAGTAAAGGACGGCGTTTGGAGTGTGTCGCCTGCTGATTGTCATACGCACTCGGGGGGTCTTAGCGACCATCTTGTCGAGTAGCCACTCGGCTAAATGGTTCGATGCCAATCACCGGCGAGTGGGCTTAGCCATAGCGTGCCTGACAATTAGCCCCCGGgattggagctttttttttcaaaaaaacaaatacatttaccGCTACACACGGACGACGAAGCGAGGGGACACGGACAGCTTGGAGGGTGGAGAAGGATGGGCCCACgtgacggcggcggcggtaATCCCCGCAGGCGTACACAGCTGTGTTGGGGGAGAGCGGCGAGGATGTTCAATCGCACCATTGTTTGACAGGGCCTAAACTACGCCGCTCTGAAAATCTGATATTTTTTGTCCCCCCCCCACCTCCTCCAGGtctggttcaaatcccagtcagCATGTACCAGACCGTGGTAACCAGCTTGGCGCAAGGCAATCGTCCCGTGCAAGTGGCCATGGCGCCGGTCGCCACACGCATCGACAGCACCATGACGCTGGATGGTCAAGCGGTGGAGGTGGTGACGCTGGAGCAGTGATTTTTCCCCGCCAGCTACACTTTAAAACGTCGTGCAAATATGATTTTAAGTCCACGTTTGCTCACAAGGGAGTACACGTTGTGTTCAGTGTTTttgtcccctttttttttttttgcttaggtATTTTTGTTCACCGAATATGAACCAAAAGGCTTCACTGTTAAACTGCACTCCTTTCCGTCAACTCCacacgatgtttttttttttttaaatcgcattGCAGTACTCAGGAAGTACatcaggttgttgttgttttttagtttgGGGCTTATTACAGTAGGAAATACCAGTCATTTGAAAACAACTTTTATCGGACAACTGTGCCATCCTGAATTTCCATAGTCCTTCAACCTTTTGTCGACTATCCGTATGTAAATTGGCTTTATGAGGATAGACGATGTAGTATGTTGTACAGATTATGAAATGCCTCTTGACACAAAAGGAATTAAAATGACTTAACTTTTAAAAAGTGTGTCTTCACTGTTACtataatgcagtggcggtccgtgcattttctcgtagtgccttcaacgggtaaaatccacttcctagcagcatttaatgattaaatacaaatactggagcttttcagacattacaaccgggccggggggtgattttcccgggaaaagacagcgatggacgttaatggtgaaacagcaaaaattgcactaaaatggggtaaaatccacttcctagcagcatttagtgattgaatacaaacactggagcttttcagatatcagaacttggcccacaattgaaatattatttaggaatatagccatattttactcaccaaaaatcctcctttctttcttccttcttttctatcgccatcaaagctaatgctgaaagtcgagcctgtcctgtcgtatttctgccatagtccgtcttgaaaatggcttgaaatcaacacaacaatatatttgcgtgtgcagcTCGCAAGCTCcagatagtttggtagctctggctaatcactagccaatcatagttggtgaaagcgatgacgtatccctacgcctgcgagaaggcaatgacgtatccctacgcctgcgacaaggcattgtggtgctgccaactcgaaatctgattggttaaagtaaCAGTCTTAtggacgcttgtttaatgcagcagagcccgcagaactgattgtgaaggccttgaggcagagttctgaccctggcaacaaataatggctgaaatgtgattggttaaatgcttcaatatgaaaacacatctagaagcagtgcaaccagggggaaaagcaacgaaatgaagctaacagacaatttggaattattcaataagtattgatggacaaaatataatatatgattcagatatttcttaggccagcagagaaggccctgacggcccaccattGCTATAATGATGCTACAAACCAAATTTAGGTGTACCTAATGCTGAGTCCATTTGAATAATGTAGGCTCATTGACAaacttgatgatttttttaaaaactataattattattattccaatcACTCTTTTACTTCCCATAAAATCACTCCAAGGTCCATGTTCTCTCCCTGCCGTGACAGACAAGGCCGTAATTACATCATAAGCCTCCCCAACCTCCTCGGCTTTAAAGCCTGGGATTTGCCCGGGTGTGTGTGCGCCAGGGAGGGGGTGCTtctattacacacacacacacacacacacacacacacacactcacacacacacacacacacacggaaagAGAGAGAAGTGGACAGGCCTTAATCTATCAGGCATCATCCTACATCCCACGTCCTCCAGATTAAAACCCCAGCCAGCCAGGTCGCGCTCACTCTGATGAAACCGCTTGGCCGCCTTGTTTTCAGAGAAGAATCAAACGGTTGACGGGAGGTCGTGTTGGGCGTGTGCTTTCTTGGAAAAAGGCCGCACACCTCAGGGGGGGCTTCTACCGCCACTTAGCTAAGTGCAGGAAATCTTTCAACTGCACCATTACAACATCAAGTTGATTTTTCTAATTGATGTAAAAGTGCTAGCGAATTGggcctaaaaatgtttttattgatttttaacaGTCAATTCACTTCATTTTATGTGCCGGAATGTGGATGAGATTGTTGAATTAGACTAATAATGAacgtacacttttttttttacatcctctGATTGGGTGCCGTGAGTacggatgttttttttgttgctatgggcaatgtgggcgaATGATCAGGGCGCAATCTATTTGGGGGTGCAAGAGAgccaatataatatatatatatatatattttttaaatgagattaCCTGTTGTCTGGATTATTTTCCCTCAATTGCAGGTCAAGTGAGTCCGTTGTGTCACAGCATCCAGTCTAAAATGCAGCAGTAATCATTTTTCTTactgtaacatttttttaatgatcaagtAGAGTATCACAGAAGGACAGAAAAGATTTGGGTTCAATCCAATATCGAATGCAAAAGGGCCGAAATACATCTAGTcagattattttaaatttaaaaaaaatctactccaTTTTTAAATTGGAGGATTTAAGGAATTAACATTGGTGTTTATAAATGGTCACATTTGCATTCTATCGgattaaacaaattaattttgttaaaatTTTACTACGTTTATATTTGATCAATATAAATAACATGGTATATTCTTGTCTTGTGTTTGAGAGGGTTGGATTTTATATGGTTTGTAGTATCATCATAGTAACAGTGAAGACAAacttgaaaagctccagtatttatatttaatcattaaatgctgctaggaagtggattttacccgttgaaggcgctacgagaaaatgcacggaccgccactgcattataGTATCAGTGAAGACACACTTTTTGAAAGTTAAGTCATTTTAATTCCTTTTGTGTCAAGAGGCATTTCATAATCTGTACAACATACTACATCGTCCATCCTCACAAAGCCAATTCACATACGGATAGTCAACAAAAGGTTGGAAATTAAGGATGGCACAGTTCCCCAATAAAAGTTATTGGCGGCATTTTTAGTTTACATCAACATTTGACAATATTTATTCACCAATGATTTGCTTTCCTGAAATTCATTGCATTTAAGCCCTCCTAGTCTATCATAAAATAGCCACATTAAAGCCACTTCCATCCAATCTGCGCCACCAAGGTGCTGAATGTAGGATTAACGCATCCAAAGGGAAGAAGCTATTGATTGTCGGCGCCGGACGGGTCCGTGTAGCCGTGCACGAGGGCGGGCATAGCGGGCGGGCGCACTCCAGAGCTTTAATCTTCACTAATCGTTTCTTAATACGTGCATCACGCAGGCAGGAACGCAAGCTGGTCCACTCACTGCCATTggcggcgatagacatccaatccgccTTTGAGttccaacggattggacgtccatcgccgtcgaCCCGTCCCACGGCATTCCCTCACTCGCCTCGTAACGACACCCTCGCCTTCCCCCGAGTCGCCGGTCCAGACAGTGCGGCGGGCTAATCGCATTGCGCTAATGCCGCTAGCACAGGCGGCGCACTGTCTCCCCGGCAGCCTGTAAGGATAAATGTGTGTGAGAGATATGGTGGAGCacggggggtgtgtgtgtgggggggcgcTCGAAAAATGCGCTGTAACCTGAGCCGTGCGGCCCATCTGGAGTCATAGCCCACAATGCACTTGGATGCAGAGGGATACAATGAATCAGTCTCTTGGCAAGTGTTTATTGTACACAATACAATCATCACATGCGACGGCGTTCTTGTGACACACATGAGAAAGTTAGGCAGTCTCGGGGCGGCTAACGGGATGATATTAGCTGAATGGGAAGCCGGGGGCCTGTACAGCTTGGGATTTATGCACCGGCAGATAAAGCGGGTTTAATCCTCGCATCCCGCTGTCACCTACATTAAGAGAGCCTGACCCAGATCTAGGCTGGGACTTTAACTGGTCACGGCACTGACCACCGTAAAGAAAGAGGCTCTTTCCTTTGGGGgaagaggaaaaggaggaggaggagggctgTAAAATGACACCGGACCTGTTGCCAATGATGCCACAGAGCTAACAGCGGCAAGGAGCTCCACGCATGCACGCAATTTTAATTTCCTACCCCCTGCCTGTCCTGTGTAACCATGGAAACCGTCCACAAATACTTCATATTATCGTCGCTACTTTGCTTTGAAgagtttcccccccaaaacctcATGAATTGCAAAAATCAACTCAAATTTGAGACACTTTGAGGTCTTGTATTGTTTGTTACCTTTTGCTGGCCTCGTCAATTTTGACAGCGATAAATGCATTACGGAGCGACAGAGTTTTGCCATGGTCAAACACAATTATGTTTAGTTTGGTAATAAAGTTCAACTCGTTAAGCGGAAGTGCATTTTTACCTGCGTGTGCCGAGTTCACTGTCCTCCTGGAAACGGGAGCTGTGAGGCTGTGGTGTGCAGGGGAAGAACAGAGCGTCACCCCGCCCTTCACCACCGACAGCCACTCGCTCATTGACTTGGGACCGGGGATGGGTGGGGGtcttgcttttcttttcttttcattctctgATCCTGGCAAGCGGAGTCTCTCGAGCAGTAGTTGGCAAGTCTAGAACCACCGGATCCATCTAGCTCACCAGTGTGAGTTCTACCATTGCCAAACACCACCGGAGAGCTGCCTGCAGAGGGGGAACACGCCTCGTcagaccccccccaaaaactccaacacaaaaaaagtgatgtCTTTCTATCTTCTCCCATATTGGCACTACACATAATTGCTCAAAGCTTACACACAGAAGCAAAAATGTGCTAGTGCCAAAACGGGCACAAGAAGAAGCAGGATTGACGCCGTGGTCGCGGTCGCGGTCGCCCGGGCGCGTCGGGGAGAGGAGCCCACCTGAGTccgcgtggcgtggcgtggcaaAGCGGTTCTTTCTCTGCTCTGTTTATGGCCCTATGGTAATTCACTGATAGTGAGCTCTCACAGTGAATTCTACCAGTGCCATACACAGAACAGGAGTCAATGTCAAGACCACCGGGAGGAATCTGGATTGGAGAGAAGAGAAGagcatgttttaaaaatgcagtTCAAAAATCAGGGTGGGAATAAGCAAACTTAAAAACCCTTCCAATTGGAAACCTTAGGCAGAAGATCATCGGAAGAAAAATAGGGCCTCCGTTCGTTTTACGGCAAACCAATGTGTGCTCTGAAATACCGCTTGAAATAAAAGACCGAAAAACTAAACATCTCCGCAAAGTGCAAATAATCCactagaaacaaaataaaaggaaaatcgCGGAAACAATTCCGGAATGAAAAGTTGAATCGACTCGGAAGTCATTCGATATCTTTTCGTCTCGGCTCGGAGGCAAGCGACCCATCCCAGAAAATGGCCGTCGTCGGGGTCAAACGAGGACACTGCGGCAAGTCTTCCCGCAAAGCCGCCGTGTCCGCATTGGGCTATTTGGTGCCCGTCCCCTGACTTGGGGGCGCCTTTCTCGGGGTCCCGGCGCCCTGGAAACCCCACCCTTTTTTTGCGCGGCCATTATCCGCCTCACCCTGGGCCCACTGCATTGATCTCGCCCATCCAAAATGCGTGCTAAGTGATTCCTCAGACGCCCCAAATGGCTCCCATCGCCATTTCCTGGACGAATCAATAGCACTAAAAAGGAGGCAACCAAAGAAGCGCTCATCCTTTAAAGCTTGTTTGGCCCATTCTTAATGACCTGATGATGACATTaggtttattttaaatgtgaatcATGACATTaggtttattttaaatgtgaatcATGACATGAGcaagatttttattttgaaattagcaACCGTTTGCCATTTCTTTCCCCAAACATTTCTCCTTCTATACTTCGGCAGATTCAAATGGGATGAATATAAACAATTATGGTATCACTCACCTGGTCCTGTGAAGCAGCGGTTGTGATTTAAAATAGTTATTTTAACACGCTATAGTTAAATGGAGCAGCTCCAGCCCATTAATCGCATTTGCCCCCCCCCTTCAACTTGAATGCTTATTTCCGGAGGATTTATCGTTCGTGTCATGCAAGCTTgtctttaaattgattttttttttaaagaagctgGAGAGAGAAATAAAATTGCACTCCCACAACTattacacacatttaaaagatTATTATCCGTGTGTTTTGTATTATTGAACCGTTTGCGACAGTGATTTGGTGCAGGTGCAAAACAGGTGCAACGTAATTCAAACGCGACGCTGACTTTctctgttgtttgtttatttccaaccgaaaaatgtaaaaactacaattaaaaaaatgtttacaacgAATACCCTGCGATGTTATGTCGATTTTGATAACTTTAgcgatcttttttttaaaattaaaatccacCGTTGTCCTAAATGTAACGacgttttgtttttggtttatttCACCTTACTTTCCATGCGGTGGCCTTtttacattataaaaaaaagatagttatCGCCATTGAatgtggttttaaaaaaaaaacttcttacCTTGTTGCTGCTGCTATGGCGTTGCGTCATCTGAGCTTGGCGACTCGTGTTTTTTTCGTCTGCAATTGATGTTTTTCGTTGAAATGAAAAGATGGAAGAGAGGCTGCGCTGCGTGTTCGCAAGCGGCAACGCACAATTCCAATGAGACAAAAGAAGAATCCGAACGGCGTCGTCAACTTCCTGAGTATCAAATGTCAATTGGAGCCTCACTCCAGCTCCCCTCTCCCctttctccccctctctctctccctctctccctctctctctctatctctctctctctctgcccctTCATCCCTTCCTCCTACCTGGCGTGCACCTTTTCCAATACTACGCATGCGCACAACACGGgcttgttgatttaaaaaaaaacaaaataaataaaaaaaagtctgtccCCAGTGATATGGTTTAATGATTATTCGTTGCACATAAACTCCCCATAACACGCATTGTCCTCTTCCGCTCCATTTTTAGGGATTAAACGAGTTCTAGCACCAGATTTCTCATTTTGAAACCCCCCtgcttgtttgtttggtttgtcCCGACAAAAtcgttcttaaaaaaaaaaaaagaatcgttATTTAAATTTGGCTTCGGATCGGGTTCTGCTTTTTTTGCAAGCTCTTTTTTTTAGCCACACTTTTGtggtaataaatatttttaatttcaaaaaaagaatcatatttaatatatattatttaagaaACGAGATACATTTTAAAGCATTGTTACAGTAATGGTCCAAAAGGAATGTAGTGAGATTTTTTTGGCTTTCTACAAAAATagggtctttttttatttatttaaagcttttctttttaaaaaagattagtTTTGAGAATGTTTACACATTCAAAAAGGATGCTGCCCCCTCCCTATCCTACATTGGAATGAGCTTTTTAGCAGAGGCCTAAGAGGAGGCCTTACAGGCCTTTTGCATCACATGCAAGATTGGGCCTCTAAACCAGAATGttactaaataaaataataaccccgacttccttcctccctctttCTACCTGGACGATGAAGGAGTGAAACCTATTTCCTGCCCCTCCTCCTCTCAGGATGAGATGCTTCTGCTGAGGCTTCTCAGGCCTGAGATGCTGCGGGATCAAATGACATCCTACTAActgcatcattaaaaaaaatggaaagacaCTTGAAGAAAGGTCTACTACC harbors:
- the nrf1 gene encoding nuclear respiratory factor 1 isoform X3; the encoded protein is MDDHVVHQTEHMTTIEASALGAFQVHVTTFTDASMMSADEDSTSSPDDDPYDDTDILNSAGHDEVTAHLAAAGPVGMAAAAAVATGKKRKRPHIFESNPSIRKRQQTRLLRKLRATLDEYTTRVGQQAIVLCMSPNKPNPIFKVFGAAPLENVVRKYKGMMLEDLENALAEHAPPGGELSSELPPLTIDGIPVSVDKMTQAQLRAFIPEMLKYSTGRGKPGWGKESCKPVWWPEDIPWANVRSDVRSEDQKTRVSWTQALRTIVKNCYKQHGREDLLYAFEDQQVTTTTHHHHHHLTTAQSIAHLVPSQTVVQTINNPDGTVSLIQVGTGHTVATLADASELPGVTVAQVNYSTVTDGEVEQNWATLQSGEMTIQTTQASEATQAVASLAEAAVAASHEMQHGATVTMALNSEAAAHAVATLAEATLQGGGQIVLAETAAAVGALAGVQDATGLVQIPVSMYQTVVTSLAQGNRPVQVAMAPVATRIDSTMTLDGQAVEVVTLEQ
- the nrf1 gene encoding nuclear respiratory factor 1 isoform X1 is translated as MDDHVVHQTEHMTTIEASAVSEQLQLGAFQVHVTTFTDASMMSADEDSTSSPDDDPYDDTDILNSAGHDEVTAHLAAAGPVGMAAAAAVATGKKRKRPHIFESNPSIRKRQQTRLLRKLRATLDEYTTRVGQQAIVLCMSPNKPNPIFKVFGAAPLENVVRKYKGMMLEDLENALAEHAPPGGELSSELPPLTIDGIPVSVDKMTQAQLRAFIPEMLKYSTGRGKPGWGKESCKPVWWPEDIPWANVRSDVRSEDQKTRVSWTQALRTIVKNCYKQHGREDLLYAFEDQQVTTTTHHHHHHLTTAQSIAHLVPSQTVVQTINNPDGTVSLIQVGTGHTVATLADASELPGVTVAQVNYSTVTDGEVEQNWATLQSGEMTIQTTQASEATQAVASLAEAAVAASHEMQHGATVTMALNSEAAAHAVATLAEATLQGGGQIVLAETAAAVGALAGVQDATGLVQIPVSMYQTVVTSLAQGNRPVQVAMAPVATRIDSTMTLDGQAVEVVTLEQ
- the nrf1 gene encoding nuclear respiratory factor 1 isoform X5; its protein translation is MDDHVVHQTEHMTTIEASAVHVTTFTDASMMSADEDSTSSPDDDPYDDTDILNSAGHDEVTAHLAAAGPVGMAAAAAVATGKKRKRPHIFESNPSIRKRQQTRLLRKLRATLDEYTTRVGQQAIVLCMSPNKPNPIFKVFGAAPLENVVRKYKGMMLEDLENALAEHAPPGGELSSELPPLTIDGIPVSVDKMTQAQLRAFIPEMLKYSTGRGKPGWGKESCKPVWWPEDIPWANVRSDVRSEDQKTRVSWTQALRTIVKNCYKQHGREDLLYAFEDQQVTTTTHHHHHHLTTAQSIAHLVPSQTVVQTINNPDGTVSLIQVGTGHTVATLADASELPGVTVAQVNYSTVTDGEVEQNWATLQSGEMTIQTTQASEATQAVASLAEAAVAASHEMQHGATVTMALNSEAAAHAVATLAEATLQGGGQIVLAETAAAVGALAGVQDATGLVQIPVSMYQTVVTSLAQGNRPVQVAMAPVATRIDSTMTLDGQAVEVVTLEQ
- the nrf1 gene encoding nuclear respiratory factor 1 isoform X2, with the protein product MDDHVVHQTEHMTTIEASAVSEQLGAFQVHVTTFTDASMMSADEDSTSSPDDDPYDDTDILNSAGHDEVTAHLAAAGPVGMAAAAAVATGKKRKRPHIFESNPSIRKRQQTRLLRKLRATLDEYTTRVGQQAIVLCMSPNKPNPIFKVFGAAPLENVVRKYKGMMLEDLENALAEHAPPGGELSSELPPLTIDGIPVSVDKMTQAQLRAFIPEMLKYSTGRGKPGWGKESCKPVWWPEDIPWANVRSDVRSEDQKTRVSWTQALRTIVKNCYKQHGREDLLYAFEDQQVTTTTHHHHHHLTTAQSIAHLVPSQTVVQTINNPDGTVSLIQVGTGHTVATLADASELPGVTVAQVNYSTVTDGEVEQNWATLQSGEMTIQTTQASEATQAVASLAEAAVAASHEMQHGATVTMALNSEAAAHAVATLAEATLQGGGQIVLAETAAAVGALAGVQDATGLVQIPVSMYQTVVTSLAQGNRPVQVAMAPVATRIDSTMTLDGQAVEVVTLEQ
- the nrf1 gene encoding nuclear respiratory factor 1 isoform X4, giving the protein MDDHVVHQTEHMTTIEASAVSEQVHVTTFTDASMMSADEDSTSSPDDDPYDDTDILNSAGHDEVTAHLAAAGPVGMAAAAAVATGKKRKRPHIFESNPSIRKRQQTRLLRKLRATLDEYTTRVGQQAIVLCMSPNKPNPIFKVFGAAPLENVVRKYKGMMLEDLENALAEHAPPGGELSSELPPLTIDGIPVSVDKMTQAQLRAFIPEMLKYSTGRGKPGWGKESCKPVWWPEDIPWANVRSDVRSEDQKTRVSWTQALRTIVKNCYKQHGREDLLYAFEDQQVTTTTHHHHHHLTTAQSIAHLVPSQTVVQTINNPDGTVSLIQVGTGHTVATLADASELPGVTVAQVNYSTVTDGEVEQNWATLQSGEMTIQTTQASEATQAVASLAEAAVAASHEMQHGATVTMALNSEAAAHAVATLAEATLQGGGQIVLAETAAAVGALAGVQDATGLVQIPVSMYQTVVTSLAQGNRPVQVAMAPVATRIDSTMTLDGQAVEVVTLEQ